A stretch of the Macaca mulatta isolate MMU2019108-1 chromosome 14, T2T-MMU8v2.0, whole genome shotgun sequence genome encodes the following:
- the PHRF1 gene encoding PHD and RING finger domain-containing protein 1 isoform X15, whose amino-acid sequence MDDDSLDELVARSPGPDGHPQVGLADPADESSEGSSGDSGDDSDSEHGDGTDGEDEGASEEEDLEDRSGSEDSEDDGETLLEVAGTQGKLEAAGSFNSDDDAESCPICLNTFRDQAVGTPENCAHYFCLDCIVEWSKNANSCPVDRTLFKSICIRAQFGGKILRKIPVENTKASEEEEEDPTFCEVCGRSDREDRLLLCDGCDAGYHMECLDPPLQEVPVDEWFCPECAAPGVVLAADAGPVSEEEVSLLLADVVPTTSRLRPRAGRTRVIARTRQSERVRATVNRNRISTARRVQHAPGRLGSSLLDEAIEAVATGLSTAVYQRPLTPRTPARRKRKTRRRKKVPGRKKTPSGPSAKSKGSATRSKKRQHRVKKRRGKKSEATTRSRIARTLGLRRPVHSSCIPSVLKPVEPSLGLLRADIGAASLSLFGDPYELDPFDSSEELSANPLSPLSAKRRALSRSALQSHQPVARPVSMGLSRRHLPAAVPEPDLEEEPVPDLLGSILSGQSLLMLGSSDIIIHRDGSLSAKRAAPVSFQRNSGSWSRGEEGSKDCLRPRALPSGSPAQGPSGNRPQSTGLSCQGRSCIPTRTSGAPVRPDSSATPGSVQARNLSNGSAPGFRQSPSPRFNGTNKHTLPLASAASEISSRDSNPPCRRAVPGPPLKPAPKRTDISELPRIPKIRREDAGGRWGAAPAHGQSIEIPSACISRLTGREGAGQPGRGTRAESEASSRVPREPGTHTGSSRPPAPSSHGSMAPLGPSRGKGVGSTFESFRINIPGNMAHSSQLSSPGFCNTFRPVDSKEQRKENPSPLFSIKKTKPLRSEVYDPSDPTGSDSSAPSSSPERSGPGLLPSEITRTISIKSPKAQTVQAVRCVTSYTVESIFGTEPEPPRGPSSTVSQLRGASDTEREEPAESQGLAARVRRPSPPEPWDEEDGASCSTFFGSEERTVTCVTVVQPEAPPSPDMPQAATHRVVELRPPSRSRSTSSSRGRKKAKRKRVAREHRRTRSGTRSESRDRSSRSASPSVGEERPRRQRSKAKSRRSSSDRSSSRERAKRKKAKDRSREHRRGPWGHSRRTSRSRSGSPGSSSYEPYESRKKKKRRSPPRPRGRECSPTSSLERLHRHKHQRERSHERPDRKESVAWPRDRRKRRSRSPSLERRAREHRRPRSREKRPRPRSHSPERKGPVRDASPAPLAQGEPGQEDLPTRSPALGEAHVSVEVATADKAPLQAPPVLEVAAECEPDDLDLDYGDSVEAGHVFDDFSSEAVFIQLDDMSSPPSPESTDSSPERDFPPEPALPPASLAVAAIQREVSLMHDEDPSQPPPLPEDPQEPHLLRPDVAEKAQAPSALDVAPVGKEDGPSVSGRAHEAARPEEVVLQTPLLRSRALVKRVTWNLQESESSAPAEDRAPRALFHRPQKPREGAWDVEDVAPTGVRQAFSELPLPSHVLPEPGFPDTDPSQGSLPLVGCGAAQTLAPVPTALTPASEPASQATAASNSEEKTPAPRLAAEKTKKEEYMKKLHMQERAVEEVKLAIKPFYQKREVTKEEYKDILRKAVQKICHSKSGEINPVKVANLVKAYVDKYRHMRRHKKPEAGEEPPTQGAEG is encoded by the exons ATGGATGACGACAGCCTGGATGAGCTTGTGGCCCGGAGCCCGGGGCCGGATGGACACCCACAGGTCGGCCTTGCGGACCCGGCAG ACGAAAGCAGCGAGGGCAGCAGTGGGGACTCCGGGGATGACAGCGACAGCGAGCACGGAGATGGCACAGACGGAGAAGATGAGGGGGCGTCTGAGGAGGAAGACCTGGAAGACAGATCTG GTTCTGAGGATTCTGAAGACGATGGGGAGACGTTGCTGGAGGTAGCGGGTACTCAGGGGAAACTGGAAGCTGCCGGCTCTTTTAATTCTGATGATGATGCGGAGAGCTGCCCGATCTGTCTCAACACATTCAGAGACCAGGCCGTGGGGACGCCAGAGAACTGTGCCCATTACTTCTGCCTGGACTGCATTGTCGAATGGTCCAAG AATGCCAATTCCTGTCCAGTTGATCGAACTCTCTTTAAGAGCATTTGTATTCGAGCTCAATTTGGTGGTAAAATCTTAAGGAAG ATCCCAGTGGAGAACACCAAAGcaagtgaggaagaggaggaggaccCCACCTTCTGTGAGGTGTGCGGCAGGAGTGACCGCGaggacaggctcttgctctgtgaTGGCTGCGATGCGGG GTACCACATGGAATGCCTGGACCCCCCTCTCCAGGAGGTGCCGGTGGACGAGTGGTTCTGCCCGGAATGTGCTGCCCCTGGCGTCGTCCTTGCCGCTG ATGCGGGTCCCGTGAGTGAGGAGGAGGTCTCCCTGCTCTTGGCCGATGTGGTGCCCACCACCAGCAGGCTTCGGCCTCGAGCAGGTAGGACCCGGGTGATCGCCAGGACGCGGCAGAGTGAGAGAGTCAGAGCAACCGTGAACCGGAACCGGATCTCCACGGCCAGGAGGGTCCAG CACGCACCAGGACGCCTTGGGTCTTCCCTGCTGGACGAAGCCATCGAGGCTGTGGCTACTGGCCTGAGCACTGCCGTGTATCAGCGCCCCCTGACGCCGCGCACTCCCGCCCGACGGAAGAGGAAGACAA GAAGACGGAAGAAAGTGCCGGGAAGAAAGAAAACCCCGTCCGGACCATCCGCAAAAAGTAAGGGCTCAGCGACAAGATCTAAGAAACGCCAACATCGAGtgaagaagagaagagggaagaag AGTGAAGCCACCACTCGCTCTCGAATTGCGCGGACGCTGGGCCTGCGCAGGCCTGTTCACAGCAGCTGCATCCCATCAGTGTTGAAGCCAGTGGAGCCCTCCTTGGGGCTGCTGAGAGCGGATATTGGAGCtgcatctctgtctctgtttgGAGACCCCTATGAGCTGGACCCCTTCGACAG CAGTGAAGAACTTTCTGCAAACCCTCTTTCCCCTCTGAGTGCCAAGAGACGGGCTCTGTCCCGGTCAGCCCTGCAGTCCCACCAGCCCGTGGCCAGGCCCGTCTCCATGGGGCTTTCCAG GAGGCATCTCCCTGCTGCGGTGCCAGAGCCAGACTTGGAGGAGGAGCCAGTGCCTGACCTGCTGGGCAGTATCCTATCGGGCCAGAGCCTCCTGATGCTGGGCAGCAGTGACATCATCATCCACCGTGATGGCTCCCTCAGCGCCAAGAGGGCGG ctccaGTTTCTTTTCAGCGAAACTCAGGCAGTTGGTCCAGAGGGGAAGAAGGATCTAAGGACTGCCTGCGGCCCCGAGCACTGCCCTCAGGGAGCCCAGCCCAAGGCCCCTCAGGAAACAGGCCACAGAGCACAGGGCTAAGCTGTCAAGGCAGGTCCTGCATCCCCACCCGCACCTCGGGCGCACCGGTGAGGCCGGACTCGTCAGCAACCCCTGGGTCGGTTCAGGCCCGGAACTTGTCCAATGGGAGCGCGCCTGGCTTCAGACAGAGTCCCAGCCCCCGGTTCAACGGCACCAACAAGCACACTTTGCCCCTTGCTTCTGCCGCGTCTGAGATCTCAAGCAGAGATTCGAACCCCCCGTGTCGCCGTGCGGTGCCAGGGCCTCCCCTGAAACCCGCGCCCAAAAGAACAGACATCTCTGAGCTGCCCAGGATACCAAAGATCAGGAGAGAGGACGCTGGCGGCAGATGGGGCGCGGCCCCAGCCCACGGGCAGAGCATCGAGATCCCCAGCGCCTGCATCAGCCGGCTGACTGGCAGGGAGGGCGCCGGGCAGCCAGGGCGAGGCACGCGGGCAGAGAGCGAGGCCAGCAGCAGGGTCCCCCGGGAGCCCGGCACGCACACAGGCAGCTCccggcccccagcccccagctcccatGGCAGTATGGCCCCGCTGGGACCATCAAGAGGGAAAGGGGTTGGGTCGACCTTTGAGAGCTTCCGGATCAATATTCCTGGAAACATGGCCCATTCCAGCCAGCTCTCCAGCCCCGGCTTCTGTAACACGTTCCGGCCCGTGGACAGCAAGGAGCAGAGGAAGGAGAACCCCTCGCCTCTCTTCTCCATCAAGAAGACGAAGCCGCTGCGGAGTGAGGTCTACGACCCGTCTGACCCCACCGGCTCCGACTCTAGCGCCCCGAGCAGCAGCCCCGAGAGGTCTGGCCCTGGCCTCCTGCCCTCTGAGATCACACGAACCATCTCCATCAAAAGCCCGAAGGCCCAGACGGTTCAGGCTGTGCGCTGCGTCACCTCCTACACAGTGGAGAGCATCTTTGGGACAGAGCCTGAGCCCCCTCGTGGGCCGTCCTCTACTGTGTCCCAGCTCCGGGGGGCCTCTGACACGGAGCGAGAGGAGCCTGCGGAGAGCCAGGGCCTGGCTGCCCGGGTGCGGAGGCCATCCCCGCCGGAGCCCTGGGACGAGGAGGATGGGGCGTCTTGCAGCACCTTCTTTGGCTCTGAGGAGCGGACGGTGACCTGTGTGACTGTCGTGCAGCCAGAAGCCCCGCCCAGCCCGGACATGCCGCAGGCGGCCACCCACAGAGTGGTGGAGCTCAGGCCCCCTTCCCGGTCCCGCTCCACATCCAGCTCCCGCGGCAGGAAGAAGGCCAAGAGGAAGAGGGTGGCCAGGGAGCACCGACGGACGCGCTCTGGGACGCGCTCTGAATCCAGGGACAGGAGCTCGAGGTCAGCGTCACCATCAGTGGGTGAGGAGCGCCCCAGGAGGCAGCGGTCCAAGGCCAAGAGCCGGCGGTCCTCCAGCGACCGCTCCAGCAGCCGAGAACGAGCTAAGAGGAAGAAAGCCAAGGACAGGAGCAGGGAGCACAGGCGGGGCCCCTGGGGCCACAGCCGGAGGACGTCCCGGTCGCGCTCGGGGAGCCCCGGCAGTTCTTCCTACGAGCCCTATGagagcaggaagaagaagaaaaggagatcGCCGCCCAGGCCTCGGGGAAGGGAGTGCTCCCCCACCAGCAGCCTGGAGAGGCTCCACAGGCACAAGCATCAGCGGGAACGCAGCCACGAACGGCCAGACAGGAAGGAGAGCGTGGCATGGCCCCGAGACCGGAGGAAGCGGAGGTCCCGGTCCCCAAGCTTGGAGCGCAGGGCGCGGGAGCACAGGCGGCCACGGTCCCGTGAGAAGCGGCCGAGGCCCCGGTCCCATTCCCCAGAGAGGAAGGGGCCTGTGAGGGACGCTTCCCCAGCACCCCTTGCACAGGGGGAGCCAGGGCAGGAAGACCTCCCCACCAGGTCGCCAGCCTTGGGGGAAGCACATGTCTCAGTGGAGGTGGCTACGGCAGACAAGGCCCCCCTGCAGGCCCCCCCTGTCCTGGAGGTGGCAGCCGAGTGTGAGCCCGACGACCTGGACCTGGATTATGGCGACTCCGTGGAGGCCGGGCACGTCTTCGACGATTTCTCAAGTGAAGCTGTTTTCATCCAGCTCGATGACATGAGCTCGCCACCTTCTCCCGAAAGCACAGACTCCTCCCCAGAGCGAGACTTCCCACCGGAGCCCGCGTTGCCCCCAGCCAGCCTGGCCGTGGCCGCCATCCAGAGGGAGGTGTCGCTGATGCACGATGAAGACCCTTCacagcccccacccctgccagagGACCCCCAGGAGCCACATCTGCTCAGGCCGGATGTGGCTGAGAAGGCTCAGGCGCCCAGTGCCCTGGATGTGGCGCCTGTGGGGAAGGAAGACGGCCCCTCCGTGAGCGGGAGGGCACACGAGGCAGCCCGGCCTGAGGAGGTGGTTTTGCAGACCCCCCTGCTGCGGTCCAGAGCCCTGGTGAAGCGGGTCACCTGGAACCTGCAGGAGTCGGAGAGCAGCGCCCCTGCCGAGGACAGAGCCCCCC GGGCACTGTTTCACAGGCCACAGAAGCCCCGAGAAGgagcctgggatgtggaggaCGTGGCCCCCACAGGGGTCAGGCAGGCGTTCTCCGAGCTGCCCCTTCCTAGTCATGTGCTTCCGGAGCCTGGGTTCCCAGACACAGACCCCTCTCAG GGGAGCCTGCCGCTAGTGGGCTGTGGGGCAGCACAGACCCTGGCCCCAGTGCCCACTGCCCTGACCCCAGCCTCAGAGCCAGCCAGTcaagccactgcagccagcaaCTCAGAGGAGAAGACCCCGGCTCCCAGGCTGGCTGCAGAGAAAACCAAGAAGGAGGAG
- the PHRF1 gene encoding PHD and RING finger domain-containing protein 1 isoform X8, producing MDDDSLDELVARSPGPDGHPQVGLADPADESSEGSSGDSGDDSDSEHGDGTDGEDEGASEEEDLEDRSGSEDSEDDGETLLEVAGTQGKLEAAGSFNSDDDAESCPICLNTFRDQAVGTPENCAHYFCLDCIVEWSKNANSCPVDRTLFKSICIRAQFGGKILRKIPVENTKASEEEEEDPTFCEVCGRSDREDRLLLCDGCDAGYHMECLDPPLQEVPVDEWFCPECAAPGVVLAADAGPVSEEEVSLLLADVVPTTSRLRPRAGRTRVIARTRQSERVRATVNRNRISTARRVQHAPGRLGSSLLDEAIEAVATGLSTAVYQRPLTPRTPARRKRKTRRRKKVPGRKKTPSGPSAKSKGSATRSKKRQHRVKKRRGKKSEATTRSRIARTLGLRRPVHSSCIPSVLKPVEPSLGLLRADIGAASLSLFGDPYELDPFDSEELSANPLSPLSAKRRALSRSALQSHQPVARPVSMGLSRRHLPAAVPEPDLEEEPVPDLLGSILSGQSLLMLGSSDIIIHRDGSLSAKRAAPVSFQRNSGSWSRGEEGSKDCLRPRALPSGSPAQGPSGNRPQSTGLSCQGRSCIPTRTSGAPVRPDSSATPGSVQARNLSNGSAPGFRQSPSPRFNGTNKHTLPLASAASEISSRDSNPPCRRAVPGPPLKPAPKRTDISELPRIPKIRREDAGGRWGAAPAHGQSIEIPSACISRLTGREGAGQPGRGTRAESEASSRVPREPGTHTGSSRPPAPSSHGSMAPLGPSRGKGVGSTFESFRINIPGNMAHSSQLSSPGFCNTFRPVDSKEQRKENPSPLFSIKKTKPLRSEVYDPSDPTGSDSSAPSSSPERSGPGLLPSEITRTISIKSPKAQTVQAVRCVTSYTVESIFGTEPEPPRGPSSTVSQLRGASDTEREEPAESQGLAARVRRPSPPEPWDEEDGASCSTFFGSEERTVTCVTVVQPEAPPSPDMPQAATHRVVELRPPSRSRSTSSSRGRKKAKRKRVAREHRRTRSGTRSESRDRSSRSASPSVGEERPRRQRSKAKSRRSSSDRSSSRERAKRKKAKDRSREHRRGPWGHSRRTSRSRSGSPGSSSYEPYESRKKKKRRSPPRPRGRECSPTSSLERLHRHKHQRERSHERPDRKESVAWPRDRRKRRSRSPSLERRAREHRRPRSREKRPRPRSHSPERKGPVRDASPAPLAQGEPGQEDLPTRSPALGEAHVSVEVATADKAPLQAPPVLEVAAECEPDDLDLDYGDSVEAGHVFDDFSSEAVFIQLDDMSSPPSPESTDSSPERDFPPEPALPPASLAVAAIQREVSLMHDEDPSQPPPLPEDPQEPHLLRPDVAEKAQAPSALDVAPVGKEDGPSVSGRAHEAARPEEVVLQTPLLRSRALVKRVTWNLQESESSAPAEDRAPRALFHRPQKPREGAWDVEDVAPTGVRQAFSELPLPSHVLPEPGFPDTDPSQVYSPSLPPAPAQPSSIPPCALVSQPTVQFILQGSLPLVGCGAAQTLAPVPTALTPASEPASQATAASNSEEKTPAPRLAAEKTKKEEYMKKLHMQERAVEEVKLAIKPFYQKREVTKEEYKDILRKAVQKICHSKSGEINPVKVANLVKAYVDKYRHMRRHKKPEAGEEPPTQGAEG from the exons ATGGATGACGACAGCCTGGATGAGCTTGTGGCCCGGAGCCCGGGGCCGGATGGACACCCACAGGTCGGCCTTGCGGACCCGGCAG ACGAAAGCAGCGAGGGCAGCAGTGGGGACTCCGGGGATGACAGCGACAGCGAGCACGGAGATGGCACAGACGGAGAAGATGAGGGGGCGTCTGAGGAGGAAGACCTGGAAGACAGATCTG GTTCTGAGGATTCTGAAGACGATGGGGAGACGTTGCTGGAGGTAGCGGGTACTCAGGGGAAACTGGAAGCTGCCGGCTCTTTTAATTCTGATGATGATGCGGAGAGCTGCCCGATCTGTCTCAACACATTCAGAGACCAGGCCGTGGGGACGCCAGAGAACTGTGCCCATTACTTCTGCCTGGACTGCATTGTCGAATGGTCCAAG AATGCCAATTCCTGTCCAGTTGATCGAACTCTCTTTAAGAGCATTTGTATTCGAGCTCAATTTGGTGGTAAAATCTTAAGGAAG ATCCCAGTGGAGAACACCAAAGcaagtgaggaagaggaggaggaccCCACCTTCTGTGAGGTGTGCGGCAGGAGTGACCGCGaggacaggctcttgctctgtgaTGGCTGCGATGCGGG GTACCACATGGAATGCCTGGACCCCCCTCTCCAGGAGGTGCCGGTGGACGAGTGGTTCTGCCCGGAATGTGCTGCCCCTGGCGTCGTCCTTGCCGCTG ATGCGGGTCCCGTGAGTGAGGAGGAGGTCTCCCTGCTCTTGGCCGATGTGGTGCCCACCACCAGCAGGCTTCGGCCTCGAGCAGGTAGGACCCGGGTGATCGCCAGGACGCGGCAGAGTGAGAGAGTCAGAGCAACCGTGAACCGGAACCGGATCTCCACGGCCAGGAGGGTCCAG CACGCACCAGGACGCCTTGGGTCTTCCCTGCTGGACGAAGCCATCGAGGCTGTGGCTACTGGCCTGAGCACTGCCGTGTATCAGCGCCCCCTGACGCCGCGCACTCCCGCCCGACGGAAGAGGAAGACAA GAAGACGGAAGAAAGTGCCGGGAAGAAAGAAAACCCCGTCCGGACCATCCGCAAAAAGTAAGGGCTCAGCGACAAGATCTAAGAAACGCCAACATCGAGtgaagaagagaagagggaagaag AGTGAAGCCACCACTCGCTCTCGAATTGCGCGGACGCTGGGCCTGCGCAGGCCTGTTCACAGCAGCTGCATCCCATCAGTGTTGAAGCCAGTGGAGCCCTCCTTGGGGCTGCTGAGAGCGGATATTGGAGCtgcatctctgtctctgtttgGAGACCCCTATGAGCTGGACCCCTTCGACAG TGAAGAACTTTCTGCAAACCCTCTTTCCCCTCTGAGTGCCAAGAGACGGGCTCTGTCCCGGTCAGCCCTGCAGTCCCACCAGCCCGTGGCCAGGCCCGTCTCCATGGGGCTTTCCAG GAGGCATCTCCCTGCTGCGGTGCCAGAGCCAGACTTGGAGGAGGAGCCAGTGCCTGACCTGCTGGGCAGTATCCTATCGGGCCAGAGCCTCCTGATGCTGGGCAGCAGTGACATCATCATCCACCGTGATGGCTCCCTCAGCGCCAAGAGGGCGG ctccaGTTTCTTTTCAGCGAAACTCAGGCAGTTGGTCCAGAGGGGAAGAAGGATCTAAGGACTGCCTGCGGCCCCGAGCACTGCCCTCAGGGAGCCCAGCCCAAGGCCCCTCAGGAAACAGGCCACAGAGCACAGGGCTAAGCTGTCAAGGCAGGTCCTGCATCCCCACCCGCACCTCGGGCGCACCGGTGAGGCCGGACTCGTCAGCAACCCCTGGGTCGGTTCAGGCCCGGAACTTGTCCAATGGGAGCGCGCCTGGCTTCAGACAGAGTCCCAGCCCCCGGTTCAACGGCACCAACAAGCACACTTTGCCCCTTGCTTCTGCCGCGTCTGAGATCTCAAGCAGAGATTCGAACCCCCCGTGTCGCCGTGCGGTGCCAGGGCCTCCCCTGAAACCCGCGCCCAAAAGAACAGACATCTCTGAGCTGCCCAGGATACCAAAGATCAGGAGAGAGGACGCTGGCGGCAGATGGGGCGCGGCCCCAGCCCACGGGCAGAGCATCGAGATCCCCAGCGCCTGCATCAGCCGGCTGACTGGCAGGGAGGGCGCCGGGCAGCCAGGGCGAGGCACGCGGGCAGAGAGCGAGGCCAGCAGCAGGGTCCCCCGGGAGCCCGGCACGCACACAGGCAGCTCccggcccccagcccccagctcccatGGCAGTATGGCCCCGCTGGGACCATCAAGAGGGAAAGGGGTTGGGTCGACCTTTGAGAGCTTCCGGATCAATATTCCTGGAAACATGGCCCATTCCAGCCAGCTCTCCAGCCCCGGCTTCTGTAACACGTTCCGGCCCGTGGACAGCAAGGAGCAGAGGAAGGAGAACCCCTCGCCTCTCTTCTCCATCAAGAAGACGAAGCCGCTGCGGAGTGAGGTCTACGACCCGTCTGACCCCACCGGCTCCGACTCTAGCGCCCCGAGCAGCAGCCCCGAGAGGTCTGGCCCTGGCCTCCTGCCCTCTGAGATCACACGAACCATCTCCATCAAAAGCCCGAAGGCCCAGACGGTTCAGGCTGTGCGCTGCGTCACCTCCTACACAGTGGAGAGCATCTTTGGGACAGAGCCTGAGCCCCCTCGTGGGCCGTCCTCTACTGTGTCCCAGCTCCGGGGGGCCTCTGACACGGAGCGAGAGGAGCCTGCGGAGAGCCAGGGCCTGGCTGCCCGGGTGCGGAGGCCATCCCCGCCGGAGCCCTGGGACGAGGAGGATGGGGCGTCTTGCAGCACCTTCTTTGGCTCTGAGGAGCGGACGGTGACCTGTGTGACTGTCGTGCAGCCAGAAGCCCCGCCCAGCCCGGACATGCCGCAGGCGGCCACCCACAGAGTGGTGGAGCTCAGGCCCCCTTCCCGGTCCCGCTCCACATCCAGCTCCCGCGGCAGGAAGAAGGCCAAGAGGAAGAGGGTGGCCAGGGAGCACCGACGGACGCGCTCTGGGACGCGCTCTGAATCCAGGGACAGGAGCTCGAGGTCAGCGTCACCATCAGTGGGTGAGGAGCGCCCCAGGAGGCAGCGGTCCAAGGCCAAGAGCCGGCGGTCCTCCAGCGACCGCTCCAGCAGCCGAGAACGAGCTAAGAGGAAGAAAGCCAAGGACAGGAGCAGGGAGCACAGGCGGGGCCCCTGGGGCCACAGCCGGAGGACGTCCCGGTCGCGCTCGGGGAGCCCCGGCAGTTCTTCCTACGAGCCCTATGagagcaggaagaagaagaaaaggagatcGCCGCCCAGGCCTCGGGGAAGGGAGTGCTCCCCCACCAGCAGCCTGGAGAGGCTCCACAGGCACAAGCATCAGCGGGAACGCAGCCACGAACGGCCAGACAGGAAGGAGAGCGTGGCATGGCCCCGAGACCGGAGGAAGCGGAGGTCCCGGTCCCCAAGCTTGGAGCGCAGGGCGCGGGAGCACAGGCGGCCACGGTCCCGTGAGAAGCGGCCGAGGCCCCGGTCCCATTCCCCAGAGAGGAAGGGGCCTGTGAGGGACGCTTCCCCAGCACCCCTTGCACAGGGGGAGCCAGGGCAGGAAGACCTCCCCACCAGGTCGCCAGCCTTGGGGGAAGCACATGTCTCAGTGGAGGTGGCTACGGCAGACAAGGCCCCCCTGCAGGCCCCCCCTGTCCTGGAGGTGGCAGCCGAGTGTGAGCCCGACGACCTGGACCTGGATTATGGCGACTCCGTGGAGGCCGGGCACGTCTTCGACGATTTCTCAAGTGAAGCTGTTTTCATCCAGCTCGATGACATGAGCTCGCCACCTTCTCCCGAAAGCACAGACTCCTCCCCAGAGCGAGACTTCCCACCGGAGCCCGCGTTGCCCCCAGCCAGCCTGGCCGTGGCCGCCATCCAGAGGGAGGTGTCGCTGATGCACGATGAAGACCCTTCacagcccccacccctgccagagGACCCCCAGGAGCCACATCTGCTCAGGCCGGATGTGGCTGAGAAGGCTCAGGCGCCCAGTGCCCTGGATGTGGCGCCTGTGGGGAAGGAAGACGGCCCCTCCGTGAGCGGGAGGGCACACGAGGCAGCCCGGCCTGAGGAGGTGGTTTTGCAGACCCCCCTGCTGCGGTCCAGAGCCCTGGTGAAGCGGGTCACCTGGAACCTGCAGGAGTCGGAGAGCAGCGCCCCTGCCGAGGACAGAGCCCCCC GGGCACTGTTTCACAGGCCACAGAAGCCCCGAGAAGgagcctgggatgtggaggaCGTGGCCCCCACAGGGGTCAGGCAGGCGTTCTCCGAGCTGCCCCTTCCTAGTCATGTGCTTCCGGAGCCTGGGTTCCCAGACACAGACCCCTCTCAG GTTTACAGCCCCAGCCTGccacctgccccagcccagccctcaaGCATCCCACCCTGTGCGCTGGTCAGCCAGCCCACGGTCCAGTTCATCCTGCAGGGGAGCCTGCCGCTAGTGGGCTGTGGGGCAGCACAGACCCTGGCCCCAGTGCCCACTGCCCTGACCCCAGCCTCAGAGCCAGCCAGTcaagccactgcagccagcaaCTCAGAGGAGAAGACCCCGGCTCCCAGGCTGGCTGCAGAGAAAACCAAGAAGGAGGAG